A region from the Citrobacter koseri ATCC BAA-895 genome encodes:
- the pgi gene encoding glucose-6-phosphate isomerase, translating into MKNINPTQTSAWQALQKHYDDMKDVTIADLFAKDSDRFTRFSATFDDLMLVDFSKNRITEETLAKLQDLAKETDLAGAIKSMFSGEKINRTEDRAVLHVALRNRSNTPIIVDGKDVMPEVNAVLEKMKAFSEAIISGQWKGYTGKAITDVVNIGIGGSDLGPFMVTEALRPYKNHLNMHFVSNVDGTHIAEVLKKVNPETTLFLVASKTFTTQETMTNAHSARDWFLSTANDEKHVAKHFAALSTNAKAVGEFGIDTANMFEFWDWVGGRYSLWSAIGLSIILSVGFDNFVELLSGAHAMDKHFSTTPAEKNLPVLLALIGIWYNNFFGAETEAILPYDQYMHRFAAYFQQGNMESNGKYVDRNGNAVDYQTGPIIWGEPGTNGQHAFYQLIHQGTKMVPCDFIAPAITHNPLSDHHQKLLSNFFAQTEALAFGKSREVVEQEYRDQGKDPSQLEHVVPFKVFEGNRPTNSILLREITPFSLGALIALYEHKIFTQGAILNIFTFDQWGVELGKQLANRILPELGDDKAISSHDSSTNGLINRYKAWRA; encoded by the coding sequence ATGAAAAACATCAATCCGACGCAGACTTCTGCCTGGCAGGCACTACAAAAACACTACGACGACATGAAGGACGTTACTATCGCGGATCTTTTCGCGAAAGATAGCGACCGTTTTACCCGATTTTCCGCGACGTTTGACGATTTGATGCTGGTGGATTTCTCCAAAAACCGCATCACCGAAGAGACGCTGGCGAAATTGCAGGATCTGGCGAAAGAGACCGATCTGGCCGGTGCGATTAAGTCCATGTTCTCTGGCGAAAAAATCAACCGTACTGAAGACCGTGCCGTGCTGCACGTTGCGCTGCGTAACCGTAGCAATACCCCGATTATCGTTGACGGCAAAGATGTGATGCCGGAAGTGAATGCGGTGCTGGAGAAGATGAAAGCCTTCTCTGAAGCGATTATTTCAGGTCAATGGAAAGGTTACACTGGTAAAGCGATCACTGACGTGGTCAACATCGGTATCGGTGGTTCCGACCTGGGGCCGTTCATGGTGACTGAAGCGCTGCGCCCGTACAAAAACCATCTGAATATGCACTTTGTGTCTAACGTCGATGGCACCCACATCGCCGAAGTGCTGAAGAAAGTAAACCCGGAAACCACCCTGTTCCTGGTGGCGTCTAAAACCTTCACAACGCAGGAAACCATGACCAACGCCCACAGCGCGCGCGACTGGTTCCTGAGCACCGCGAATGATGAAAAACACGTCGCGAAACACTTTGCGGCGCTTTCCACTAATGCAAAAGCGGTGGGTGAGTTTGGTATCGACACCGCTAACATGTTCGAGTTCTGGGACTGGGTCGGCGGTCGTTACTCTCTGTGGTCGGCGATTGGCTTGTCTATCATCCTGTCCGTCGGCTTTGACAACTTCGTTGAACTGCTGTCCGGCGCGCATGCGATGGATAAACACTTCTCCACAACACCGGCTGAGAAAAACCTGCCGGTGCTGCTGGCGCTGATCGGTATCTGGTACAACAACTTCTTTGGCGCAGAAACCGAAGCGATTCTGCCGTACGACCAGTATATGCACCGTTTTGCGGCCTACTTCCAGCAGGGCAATATGGAGTCCAACGGCAAGTATGTTGACCGTAACGGCAATGCCGTAGACTACCAGACTGGCCCAATCATCTGGGGTGAGCCGGGCACCAACGGCCAGCACGCGTTCTACCAGCTGATTCACCAGGGGACGAAGATGGTGCCTTGCGACTTTATCGCCCCGGCGATAACCCATAACCCGTTGTCCGATCACCATCAGAAACTGCTGTCTAACTTCTTCGCTCAGACCGAAGCGCTGGCGTTCGGCAAATCCCGTGAGGTGGTTGAGCAGGAATATCGCGATCAGGGGAAAGATCCGTCTCAGCTTGAGCATGTGGTGCCGTTCAAAGTGTTCGAAGGCAATCGCCCGACGAACTCCATCCTGCTGCGTGAAATCACGCCGTTTAGCCTGGGGGCGTTGATTGCGCTGTATGAGCACAAAATCTTCACTCAGGGCGCGATCCTGAACATCTTCACCTTCGACCAGTGGGGCGTTGAGCTGGGCAAACAGCTGGCTAACCGTATCCTGCCGGAACTGGGTGATGATAAAGCGATTTCCAGCCATGACAGTTCAACTAACGGTCTGATTAACCGTTATAAAGCATGGCGTGCCTGA
- the psiE gene encoding phosphate-starvation-inducible protein PsiE, translating into MTSLSRPRVEFISTILQTVLNLGLLSLGLILVVFLGKETLHLADVLFAPEQTSKYELVEGLVVYFLYFEFIALIVKYFQSGFHFPLRYFVYIGITAIVRLIIVDHKSPMDVLIYSAAILLLVITLWLCNSKRLKRE; encoded by the coding sequence ATGACGTCACTATCTCGTCCACGCGTGGAGTTTATCTCCACGATCCTACAGACCGTGCTGAATCTTGGGCTGTTAAGTCTGGGCCTGATCCTGGTCGTTTTCCTCGGTAAAGAGACCTTACATCTGGCGGATGTGCTGTTCGCGCCGGAGCAAACCAGCAAATACGAGCTGGTGGAAGGGTTGGTGGTCTACTTTCTCTACTTTGAGTTTATTGCGTTGATTGTGAAGTATTTCCAGTCAGGTTTTCATTTCCCGCTGCGCTACTTTGTCTATATCGGGATCACCGCGATTGTGCGGCTGATCATCGTCGATCATAAATCGCCGATGGATGTGCTGATCTACTCTGCGGCGATCCTGTTATTGGTGATCACCCTGTGGTTATGTAATTCGAAACGGTTAAAACGGGAATAA
- a CDS encoding YjbF family lipoprotein, whose protein sequence is MKRPGIIIICLLLQACSATTKGLGNSLWDSLFGTPGVQLTDDDIQNMPYASQYMQLNGGPQLFVVLAFAENGQQKWVTQDQATIVTQHGRLIKTLLGGDNLIGVNNLAADPLARPTQIVDGATWTRTMGWTEHKQVRYATARSVFKWDGTDSIKVGSDVTAVRVLDEEVTTDQARWHNRYWIDSEGQIRQSEQYLGADYFPVKTTLIKAAKQ, encoded by the coding sequence GTGAAGCGACCTGGAATTATCATCATTTGCCTGCTGTTACAGGCTTGCTCAGCCACCACTAAAGGTCTGGGTAATTCGCTGTGGGACAGTCTGTTCGGTACGCCGGGCGTACAACTGACGGACGATGACATTCAAAACATGCCTTATGCCAGCCAGTACATGCAGCTCAATGGCGGGCCGCAGCTGTTTGTGGTGCTCGCTTTCGCAGAGAACGGGCAGCAGAAATGGGTGACGCAGGATCAGGCCACCATCGTGACCCAGCATGGCCGCCTGATTAAAACCCTGCTCGGCGGCGACAATCTGATCGGTGTGAATAATCTGGCGGCTGACCCATTGGCCAGACCGACACAAATCGTAGATGGTGCAACGTGGACGCGCACGATGGGCTGGACGGAACATAAACAGGTGCGTTACGCCACTGCCCGCTCGGTCTTCAAATGGGATGGCACTGACAGCATTAAGGTCGGTAGCGATGTAACCGCCGTTCGCGTACTGGATGAAGAGGTTACAACCGACCAGGCGCGCTGGCATAACCGCTACTGGATCGACAGCGAAGGGCAAATCCGCCAGTCGGAACAGTATCTGGGGGCGGACTACTTCCCGGTGAAAACCACGCTCATTAAGGCGGCAAAACAATGA
- the yjbE gene encoding exopolysaccharide production protein YjbE: protein MKKALYGIFAISALAATSVWAAPVQVGEAAGSAATSVSAGSSSATSVSTVSSAVGVALAATGGGDGSNTGTTTTTTTSTQ, encoded by the coding sequence ATGAAAAAAGCTCTGTATGGCATTTTTGCCATATCTGCGCTTGCGGCGACTTCTGTCTGGGCCGCCCCCGTTCAGGTGGGTGAAGCAGCAGGGTCGGCGGCGACGTCGGTATCAGCGGGAAGTTCCTCCGCAACCAGCGTCAGCACCGTAAGCTCGGCGGTGGGCGTCGCTCTGGCGGCGACCGGCGGTGGCGATGGTTCTAATACCGGAACCACTACCACCACAACCACCAGTACCCAGTAA
- the lysC gene encoding lysine-sensitive aspartokinase 3 — MTTAVSPLVVAKFGGTSVADFDAMNRSADVVLSDANARLVVLSASAGVTNLLVALAEGLEPPERFEKLDAIRKIQFDILERLRYPNVIREEIERLLENITTLAEAASLATSMALTDELVSHGELMSTLLFVEILRERNIQAQWFDVRKVMRTSDRFGRAEPDIAALSELATLQLAPRLAEGLVITQGFIGSESKGRTTTLGRGGSDYTAALLAEALHAARVDIWTDVPGIYTTDPRVVPAAQRIDEIAFEEAAEMATFGAKVLHPATLLPAVRSDIPVFVGSSKDPKAGGTLVCNKTQNPPLFRALALRRKQTLLTLHSLNMLHSRGFLAEVFGILARHNISVDLITTSEVSVALTLDTTGSTSTGDTLLTQSLLMELSALCRVEVEENLALVALIGNDLSKACGVGKEVFGVLEPFNIRMICYGASSHNLCFLVPGTEAEQVVQKLHHNLFE, encoded by the coding sequence ATGACAACTGCTGTTTCCCCGCTCGTCGTCGCCAAATTTGGCGGAACCAGCGTCGCCGATTTTGACGCCATGAACCGTAGCGCCGACGTGGTGCTTTCCGATGCTAACGCACGCTTAGTGGTGCTTTCCGCCTCTGCGGGCGTCACCAATCTGCTGGTAGCGCTGGCAGAAGGGCTGGAACCGCCAGAGCGCTTCGAAAAACTCGACGCCATCCGTAAAATTCAGTTCGATATTCTGGAGCGTCTGCGTTACCCGAACGTTATCCGCGAAGAGATCGAGCGTCTGCTGGAAAACATTACCACGCTTGCCGAAGCGGCTTCACTGGCGACGTCAATGGCCCTGACCGACGAGCTGGTGAGTCACGGCGAGCTGATGTCCACCCTGCTGTTTGTGGAGATCCTGCGCGAGCGCAATATTCAGGCGCAGTGGTTTGACGTGCGTAAGGTGATGCGCACCAGCGATCGTTTTGGCCGCGCGGAACCGGATATCGCAGCGCTGTCGGAGCTGGCTACGCTACAGCTTGCCCCACGCCTGGCAGAGGGTCTGGTCATCACCCAGGGCTTTATCGGCAGCGAAAGCAAAGGCCGCACAACGACGCTGGGACGCGGCGGCAGCGACTACACGGCGGCGCTGCTTGCAGAAGCGCTGCACGCGGCGCGCGTCGATATCTGGACGGATGTGCCGGGCATCTACACCACCGACCCGCGCGTGGTGCCTGCCGCGCAGCGTATCGATGAAATCGCCTTTGAAGAAGCGGCGGAAATGGCGACCTTTGGCGCGAAGGTGCTGCACCCTGCAACGCTGCTGCCCGCCGTACGCAGCGATATCCCGGTTTTCGTCGGCTCCAGTAAAGATCCAAAAGCGGGCGGGACGCTGGTATGCAATAAAACCCAAAACCCACCGCTCTTCCGTGCGCTGGCGCTACGCCGCAAACAGACGCTGTTAACGCTGCACAGCCTGAATATGCTGCATTCGCGTGGTTTCCTGGCGGAAGTGTTCGGCATTCTGGCGCGGCACAATATCTCCGTAGATTTAATCACCACCTCGGAAGTGAGCGTGGCGCTGACGCTGGATACCACCGGTTCCACTTCAACGGGCGACACGCTGCTGACGCAGTCTTTGCTGATGGAGCTTTCCGCGCTATGCCGGGTAGAAGTGGAAGAAAATCTCGCGCTGGTCGCGCTGATTGGCAACGATCTGTCTAAAGCCTGCGGCGTCGGTAAAGAAGTGTTCGGCGTACTGGAGCCGTTCAACATCCGCATGATTTGCTATGGCGCATCCAGCCATAACCTCTGTTTCCTGGTGCCTGGCACCGAAGCGGAGCAGGTCGTGCAGAAGCTTCATCATAATTTGTTTGAATAA
- a CDS encoding acyltransferase — protein sequence MQLKHATVRNVTCGENVVIYEPANLYDCQLGDNVFIGPFVEIQGNTQIGANTKIQSHTFVCEYVTIGRDCFIGHGVMFANDMFREGKPDPNRQNWGRIEIGSNVSIGSGATILAVSICDGTVIGAGSVVTKSITEKGVYAGNPAKLLRRL from the coding sequence ATGCAGTTAAAACACGCTACCGTCCGCAACGTCACCTGCGGTGAAAATGTGGTGATTTATGAGCCCGCAAACCTGTACGACTGCCAGCTTGGCGACAATGTTTTCATCGGACCTTTTGTCGAAATACAGGGCAATACACAGATTGGCGCAAACACAAAAATTCAGTCCCATACGTTTGTTTGCGAATATGTCACGATTGGACGCGATTGCTTTATCGGCCACGGCGTAATGTTCGCTAACGACATGTTTCGTGAAGGAAAGCCTGACCCGAACAGGCAGAACTGGGGGCGAATTGAGATCGGCAGCAATGTTTCCATCGGCAGCGGCGCGACCATCCTGGCCGTCAGCATTTGCGACGGCACAGTGATCGGCGCGGGAAGCGTGGTCACTAAATCGATCACCGAGAAAGGCGTATATGCCGGAAACCCGGCAAAATTATTGCGTCGCCTGTAA
- the malG gene encoding maltose ABC transporter permease MalG, whose amino-acid sequence MAMVQPKSQKLRLFITHLGLLIFIAAIMFPLLMVVAISLREGNFATGSLIPERISWEHWRLALGFSVEHADGRVTPPPFPVLLWLWNSIKVAAITAIGIVALSTTCAYAFARMRFPGKATLLKGMLIFQMFPAVLSLVALYALFDRLGQYIPFIGLNTHGGVIFAYLGGIALHVWTIKGYFETIDGSLEEAAALDGATPWQAFRLVLLPLSVPILAVVFILSFIAAITEVPVASLLLRDVNSYTLAVGMQQYLNPQNYLWGDFAAAAVLSAIPITLVFLLAQRWLVNGLTAGGVKG is encoded by the coding sequence ATGGCAATGGTTCAACCCAAATCTCAAAAGCTGCGTCTCTTCATCACGCACTTAGGGCTGCTGATTTTTATCGCGGCAATCATGTTCCCGCTGCTGATGGTCGTCGCCATTTCGCTGCGTGAAGGCAACTTCGCAACCGGGAGTCTGATCCCGGAACGCATCTCCTGGGAGCACTGGCGGCTGGCATTGGGCTTCAGCGTGGAACACGCTGATGGCCGTGTCACGCCGCCCCCCTTCCCGGTTCTGTTATGGCTATGGAACTCGATCAAAGTCGCGGCGATCACCGCCATTGGCATCGTGGCGCTCTCTACGACCTGCGCTTACGCGTTTGCCCGTATGCGCTTTCCCGGCAAAGCGACGTTGCTCAAAGGGATGCTGATTTTCCAGATGTTCCCGGCGGTGCTGTCACTGGTGGCGTTGTACGCGTTGTTCGACCGTCTCGGCCAGTACATTCCGTTTATCGGTCTGAATACCCACGGCGGGGTGATTTTCGCTTACCTGGGCGGGATTGCGCTGCACGTCTGGACGATTAAAGGCTATTTCGAAACCATCGACGGTTCGCTGGAAGAAGCGGCGGCGCTGGATGGCGCGACGCCGTGGCAGGCTTTCCGCCTAGTGCTGCTGCCGCTCTCGGTGCCGATTCTGGCGGTGGTCTTTATTCTGTCGTTCATTGCCGCCATCACTGAAGTTCCTGTCGCCTCACTGTTACTGCGTGATGTAAACAGCTATACCCTGGCGGTAGGTATGCAGCAGTACCTCAACCCGCAAAACTATCTGTGGGGCGATTTTGCCGCCGCAGCCGTGTTGTCCGCCATCCCGATCACGCTGGTGTTCCTGCTGGCCCAGCGTTGGCTGGTCAACGGCCTGACGGCAGGCGGTGTGAAAGGCTAA
- the malF gene encoding maltose ABC transporter permease MalF, translated as MDVIKKKHWWQSDALKWSAIGLLGLLVGYLVVLMYAQGEYLFAIMTLILSSAGLYIFANRKTYAWRYVYPGMAGMGLFVLFPLVCTIAIAFTNYSSTNQLTFERAQQVLMDRSYQAGKTYNFGLYPAGDEWQLALTDGETGKNYLSDAFKFGGEQKLQLKEADALPTGERANLRIITQNRQALNQLTAVLPDESKVIMSSLRQFSGTQPLYTLASDGTLTNNQSGVAYRPNNDIGYYQAINADGNWGDEKLSPGYTVTIGWDNFSRVFTDEGIQKPFFAIFVWTVVFSVLTVLLTVAVGMVLACLVQWEALKGKAIYRVLLILPYAVPSFISILIFKGLFNQSFGEINMMLSALFGLKPAWFSDPNTARTMVIIVNTWLGYPYMMILCMGLLKAIPDDLYEASAMDGAGPFQNFFKITFPLLIKPLTPLMIASFAFNFNNFVLIQLLTNGGPDRLGTTTPAGYTDLLVSYTYRIAFEGGGGQDFGLAAAIATLIFLLVGALAIVNLKATRMKFD; from the coding sequence ATGGATGTCATTAAAAAGAAACATTGGTGGCAAAGCGACGCGCTGAAGTGGTCAGCGATTGGTCTGCTGGGCCTGCTGGTGGGTTACCTTGTAGTTTTAATGTACGCACAAGGGGAGTACCTGTTTGCCATCATGACGCTGATTTTAAGCTCTGCTGGCCTGTATATTTTCGCGAATCGTAAAACCTATGCCTGGCGCTATGTTTATCCGGGCATGGCCGGTATGGGGCTGTTTGTCCTGTTCCCGCTGGTCTGCACTATCGCCATCGCCTTTACCAACTACAGCAGCACCAACCAGCTCACCTTTGAACGCGCCCAGCAGGTGCTGATGGATCGTTCTTATCAGGCGGGCAAAACCTATAACTTTGGCCTGTATCCGGCGGGTGACGAGTGGCAACTGGCCCTCACCGACGGCGAAACCGGCAAGAATTATCTCTCCGACGCCTTTAAATTCGGCGGCGAACAAAAACTGCAACTGAAAGAGGCTGACGCGCTGCCGACCGGTGAACGCGCCAACCTGCGCATCATCACCCAAAATCGTCAGGCGCTGAACCAGCTTACCGCCGTTTTGCCCGATGAAAGCAAGGTCATCATGAGCTCGCTGCGCCAGTTTTCCGGTACCCAGCCGCTCTATACCCTTGCCAGCGACGGCACGCTGACAAATAACCAGAGCGGCGTGGCGTACCGGCCAAACAATGATATTGGCTACTATCAAGCCATCAACGCGGACGGCAACTGGGGCGACGAAAAACTGAGCCCAGGCTACACCGTGACCATCGGCTGGGACAATTTCTCCCGCGTCTTTACTGACGAGGGCATCCAGAAACCGTTCTTCGCGATCTTCGTCTGGACCGTGGTGTTCTCCGTTCTCACCGTGCTGCTGACCGTGGCGGTTGGGATGGTGCTGGCCTGCCTCGTACAGTGGGAAGCGCTGAAAGGTAAAGCGATTTACCGCGTGCTGCTGATTCTGCCGTATGCGGTGCCGTCGTTCATCTCGATTCTGATCTTCAAAGGTTTGTTCAACCAGAGCTTTGGTGAGATCAACATGATGCTGAGCGCGCTGTTTGGCCTCAAACCGGCCTGGTTCAGCGACCCGAACACCGCCCGCACGATGGTCATTATCGTCAACACCTGGCTGGGCTATCCGTACATGATGATCCTCTGCATGGGCCTGCTGAAAGCGATTCCAGACGATCTGTACGAAGCGTCGGCAATGGACGGCGCGGGTCCGTTCCAGAACTTCTTTAAGATTACATTCCCGCTGCTGATTAAGCCGCTGACGCCGCTGATGATCGCCAGCTTTGCCTTTAACTTTAACAACTTCGTACTGATTCAGCTTCTGACCAACGGCGGCCCGGACCGCCTCGGCACCACTACGCCAGCCGGTTATACCGACCTGCTCGTGAGCTATACCTACCGCATCGCCTTTGAAGGCGGCGGGGGCCAGGACTTCGGTCTGGCGGCCGCGATCGCCACGCTGATCTTCCTGCTGGTTGGCGCGCTGGCCATCGTGAACCTGAAAGCCACGCGTATGAAGTTTGATTAA
- a CDS encoding YjbH domain-containing protein — protein sequence MKKTHLLSLLALGISAACHAETYPAPIGPSQSDFGGVGLLQTPTARMAREGEMSLNYRDNDQYRYYSASIQLFPWLETTLRYTDVRTRQYSSVESFSGNQTYKDKAFDLKLRLWEESYWMPQVAVGARDIGGTGLFDAEYIVANKAWGPFDFSLGLGWGYLGTSGNVSNPFCSYSDKFCHRDNSYKQAGSVNGSDMFHGPASLFGGVEYQTPWQPLRLKLEYEGNNYQQDFAGKLEQKSKFNVGAIYRVTDWADVNLSYERGNTFMFGVTLRTNFNDLRPSYNDNARPKYQPEPQDAILQHSVVANQLTLLKYNAGLADPKIQVKGDTLYVTGEQVKYRDSREGIERANRIVMNDLPEGIRTIRVTENRLNMPQVTTETDVASLKRHLEGEPLGHETPLAQKRVEPIVPETTEQGWYIDKSRFDFHIDPVLNQSVGGPENFYMYQLGVMGTADLWVTDHLLTTGSLFANIANNYDKFNYTNPPNDSHLPRVRTHVREYVQNDIYVNNLQANYFQYLGNGFYGQVYGGYLETMYGGAGAEVLYRPVDSNWAFGLDANYVKQRDWRSAQDMMKFTDYSVKTGHLTAYWTPSFAQDVLVKASVGQYLAGDKGGTLEIAKRFDSGVVVGGYATITDVSPDEYGEGDFTKGVYVSVPLDLFSSSPTRSRAAIGWTPLTRDGGQQLGRKFGLYDMTSDRNVNFR from the coding sequence ATGAAAAAAACACATCTGCTCAGCTTACTGGCGCTGGGCATCAGCGCAGCCTGCCATGCCGAAACATATCCGGCCCCCATTGGGCCGTCACAATCTGACTTCGGCGGCGTGGGGCTGCTGCAAACGCCAACGGCGCGAATGGCGCGGGAAGGGGAGATGAGCCTGAACTATCGTGATAACGATCAGTATCGCTACTACTCCGCGTCGATACAGTTGTTCCCGTGGCTGGAAACCACGCTGCGCTATACCGACGTGCGTACCAGACAATACAGCAGCGTGGAGTCGTTTTCCGGCAACCAGACCTACAAAGACAAAGCCTTCGACCTGAAACTGCGGTTATGGGAAGAGAGCTACTGGATGCCGCAGGTGGCGGTCGGCGCAAGGGATATTGGCGGGACGGGGCTGTTCGATGCGGAATACATTGTGGCGAACAAAGCCTGGGGGCCGTTTGATTTCTCGCTCGGTCTTGGCTGGGGTTATCTGGGCACCAGCGGCAACGTGAGCAATCCGTTTTGTTCATACAGCGATAAATTCTGTCACCGCGATAACAGTTATAAACAGGCCGGTTCCGTCAACGGCAGCGATATGTTCCACGGGCCAGCGTCGCTGTTTGGCGGGGTGGAGTATCAAACGCCCTGGCAGCCGCTGCGCCTGAAACTGGAGTATGAAGGCAACAATTATCAGCAGGATTTCGCGGGTAAGCTGGAGCAGAAGAGCAAGTTTAACGTCGGCGCCATTTACCGCGTCACCGATTGGGCCGACGTTAACCTCAGCTATGAACGCGGCAACACCTTCATGTTTGGCGTGACGCTGCGGACAAACTTCAACGATTTGCGCCCATCGTATAACGATAACGCGCGACCGAAATATCAGCCTGAGCCGCAGGACGCCATCCTGCAACACTCGGTCGTCGCTAACCAGTTGACGCTGCTAAAATACAACGCCGGACTGGCGGACCCTAAAATTCAGGTGAAAGGCGATACGCTGTACGTCACTGGCGAGCAAGTGAAATACCGTGACTCGCGGGAAGGGATCGAACGCGCGAATCGGATCGTCATGAACGATCTGCCAGAAGGGATTCGTACGATCCGCGTGACGGAAAACCGTCTCAATATGCCGCAGGTCACTACGGAAACCGATGTCGCCAGCCTGAAACGCCATCTGGAAGGCGAGCCATTAGGACACGAGACCCCACTGGCGCAAAAACGTGTGGAGCCGATCGTGCCGGAAACAACCGAGCAGGGTTGGTATATCGATAAATCGCGCTTTGATTTCCATATCGATCCGGTGTTGAACCAGTCTGTCGGCGGCCCGGAAAATTTCTATATGTACCAGCTTGGCGTGATGGGGACGGCGGATCTGTGGGTAACGGATCATCTGCTTACCACCGGCAGTTTGTTTGCCAATATCGCCAACAACTACGACAAATTTAACTACACCAATCCACCGAACGATTCGCATCTTCCGCGTGTGCGTACCCATGTGCGTGAATATGTGCAGAACGATATCTATGTGAATAACCTGCAAGCCAACTACTTCCAGTACCTCGGCAACGGTTTCTACGGCCAGGTTTACGGCGGTTATCTGGAGACCATGTACGGCGGCGCAGGGGCGGAAGTGCTGTATCGCCCGGTCGACAGCAACTGGGCGTTTGGTCTTGACGCTAACTACGTGAAACAGCGTGACTGGCGTAGCGCGCAGGATATGATGAAATTCACCGATTACAGCGTGAAAACCGGTCACTTGACCGCCTACTGGACGCCGTCGTTCGCGCAGGATGTGCTGGTGAAAGCGAGCGTCGGTCAATATCTGGCTGGCGACAAGGGCGGTACGCTGGAAATCGCGAAACGCTTTGACAGCGGCGTGGTGGTTGGCGGCTATGCCACGATCACCGATGTGTCGCCGGACGAGTACGGGGAAGGGGATTTCACCAAAGGCGTGTACGTGTCGGTGCCGTTGGATCTCTTCTCGTCCAGCCCAACCCGCAGCCGCGCAGCGATTGGCTGGACGCCGCTGACGCGTGACGGCGGTCAGCAGCTTGGCCGGAAGTTTGGTCTGTACGATATGACCAGCGACCGCAACGTGAATTTCCGCTGA
- a CDS encoding capsule biosynthesis GfcC family protein has translation MMKQTIAALALSLCASSSFAAGTVKVFAAGSTEPKTLTGAEHLIDLVGQPKLANSWWPGAVISEERATATAQRQQQELLGRLAAFGAEKSGDDAAAINTLRQQVQTLKVTGRQLVNLDPDTVRVSERGNPPLQGHYTLWVGGQPTDITLFGLVSQPGKRPFSPGRDVASYLDEQSLLSGADRSYAWVVYPDGRTQKAPVAYWNKRHVEPMPGSIIFVGLTDSLWSNTPDALNADILRTLTQRIPE, from the coding sequence ATGATGAAACAGACCATTGCAGCGCTGGCCCTGAGTTTGTGCGCTTCCTCATCTTTTGCCGCAGGCACCGTGAAGGTGTTTGCCGCAGGCAGCACTGAACCGAAGACGCTCACCGGCGCGGAACATCTGATCGATCTGGTCGGGCAGCCGAAACTGGCGAACAGCTGGTGGCCTGGCGCGGTTATCAGCGAAGAGCGGGCTACCGCCACGGCGCAGCGCCAGCAGCAGGAATTATTGGGCCGCCTGGCTGCGTTTGGCGCAGAGAAAAGCGGCGATGACGCCGCCGCAATCAATACGCTGCGCCAGCAGGTGCAGACATTAAAAGTGACTGGCAGACAGCTCGTTAACCTTGACCCGGATACCGTGCGCGTCAGCGAACGGGGCAATCCGCCGTTGCAGGGCCATTACACGCTGTGGGTCGGCGGGCAGCCGACGGATATTACGCTGTTTGGATTGGTTAGCCAGCCGGGTAAACGGCCCTTCAGCCCGGGGCGGGACGTAGCCAGCTACCTTGATGAGCAAAGCCTGCTCAGCGGGGCGGATCGCAGCTATGCGTGGGTTGTCTATCCCGACGGACGCACGCAGAAAGCGCCGGTCGCTTACTGGAACAAGCGTCACGTTGAGCCGATGCCAGGCAGCATCATTTTTGTCGGCCTTACGGATTCTCTATGGAGCAACACGCCGGATGCGCTTAACGCCGACATTCTTCGTACTCTGACGCAGCGGATACCCGAATAA